One Nostocoides sp. HKS02 genomic window carries:
- a CDS encoding HD-GYP domain-containing protein, with the protein MRALRRLSVDLRLPVAALAVLIALASVWYVRDDLPQIDGTTWFHLSLFMVTIALGETARLTVLTSRETAPMSTAAALGLSLSALPMPVGTEIGAAAVIVTICAGMLVGTTLLRIAGAPVGWADTAARVVGAAVAPVVYREIVFRGQTLMVWQSQWDQRRWLVGILMVLVGAVTMVVTLTLEAAVRAGRDHAPVLPAVADELRSTAGLASALVTSGALIALAEFAIGIAALPLFLFPLVLTYFAVRRFANIRTTYRQTIGALSSLTERAGYTGVDHAERVTRTSIAVGRDLGMGQRDLTDLEYAALLHDLGQVALREPIPHGATVMAAPADQQRIAHDGAEIVRSTGVLDTVAAIMEAQTTPYRQVREFGQDLPMASRIIKVANAYDDMSGPHGENDERAMERIHLGLGYEYDPQVVDALTRVLQRRRRATPPTVF; encoded by the coding sequence ATGAGGGCGCTGCGGCGGCTTTCCGTCGACCTGCGGCTGCCGGTGGCGGCGCTTGCGGTTCTCATCGCCCTGGCTTCGGTCTGGTACGTCCGCGACGATCTCCCGCAGATCGACGGGACCACCTGGTTCCACCTCTCCCTGTTCATGGTGACGATCGCCCTCGGTGAGACCGCTCGGCTCACCGTCCTCACCAGCCGCGAGACGGCCCCGATGTCGACTGCTGCCGCGCTCGGGCTCTCGCTGTCGGCGTTGCCGATGCCGGTCGGCACCGAGATCGGCGCCGCGGCCGTGATCGTCACCATCTGCGCCGGCATGCTCGTCGGCACGACCTTGCTCCGGATCGCCGGAGCCCCCGTCGGCTGGGCGGACACGGCCGCCCGGGTCGTCGGTGCCGCAGTGGCGCCGGTGGTCTACCGCGAGATCGTCTTCCGGGGCCAGACCCTGATGGTGTGGCAGTCCCAGTGGGACCAGCGTCGCTGGCTCGTCGGCATCCTCATGGTCCTCGTGGGGGCGGTGACGATGGTGGTCACCCTCACCCTCGAGGCGGCGGTCCGCGCTGGCCGTGACCACGCCCCGGTTCTGCCGGCGGTGGCTGACGAGCTGCGGTCGACGGCCGGCCTCGCCTCGGCGCTGGTCACCTCCGGAGCCCTGATCGCGCTGGCAGAGTTCGCCATCGGGATCGCCGCCTTGCCGCTGTTCCTCTTCCCCCTGGTGCTGACGTACTTCGCGGTCCGCCGGTTCGCGAACATCCGCACGACGTACCGCCAGACGATCGGAGCCCTCTCGTCGCTGACCGAGCGCGCCGGGTACACCGGGGTCGACCACGCCGAGCGCGTGACGCGCACGAGCATTGCGGTCGGACGTGACCTCGGCATGGGGCAGCGTGACCTGACCGACCTGGAGTATGCCGCGCTGCTGCACGACCTCGGCCAGGTCGCCCTGCGCGAGCCCATCCCGCACGGCGCCACGGTGATGGCCGCTCCCGCTGACCAGCAGCGCATCGCCCACGACGGCGCCGAGATCGTCCGCAGCACCGGCGTGCTCGACACGGTGGCAGCGATCATGGAGGCCCAGACGACCCCCTACCGTCAGGTGCGCGAGTTCGGCCAGGATCTGCCCATGGCGAGCCGCATCATCAAGGTCGCCAACGCCTACGACGACATGTCCGGCCCTCATGGCGAGAACGATGAGCGCGCCATGGAGCGGATCCACCTGGGCCTCGGCTACGAGTACGACCCGCAGGTCGTGGACGCCTTGACCCGGGTGCTGCAGCGGCGCCGTCGGGCCACGCCCCCCACCGTGTTCTGA
- a CDS encoding HD-GYP domain-containing protein, producing MSPEAEGSGRFESWATVVTVAVVFSSSLALLAVSWVWAGPPRDWLALGILAVLGIASWTLRETSVGQRVQISFTSIVMLAAAVLVGPVGAGIVGIVSTLVALGPDKPIVRVFNIGMFGWMATVSAVVYRLAGGPPHADGVAGAAQLLLRVGLPLILADVAQCLTNAVALSLVMRVANGVPVRMHAWKLLSTMGPAYIGYGVIGFLYVVLWVPARVGWFSSVLVLAPLFVARWAFVQYGEEFRAHERTLRALVAAVETKDPHNAGHSDRVAKLSEWLAEAIGLGHKEIQEIRTSGMLHDIGKVGVPTRLLRPRRDLNDEELAVIADHAHGGVDLVRGIDFLEGSVDGIAHHHERWDGHGYPDGLAGQAIPLVARIVAVADTFDALTTTRAYRPAFTVEQAHAEVERRAGTQFDPQIVEALGRVLARHDWTTTDRSPELLASAGVALDHDEPEVSDLFAARADLRASLHSAAPRQVVPARGSA from the coding sequence GTCGTGGGCGACGGTGGTCACCGTTGCCGTCGTCTTCTCGAGTTCCTTGGCGCTGCTGGCTGTCAGCTGGGTCTGGGCTGGGCCACCGCGTGACTGGTTGGCCCTGGGCATCCTCGCGGTGCTCGGGATCGCCAGCTGGACCCTGCGCGAGACCAGCGTCGGCCAGCGCGTCCAGATCTCGTTCACCAGCATCGTCATGCTGGCTGCCGCGGTGCTGGTCGGCCCGGTCGGTGCTGGCATCGTCGGCATCGTGTCGACGCTGGTCGCGCTTGGGCCTGACAAGCCGATCGTGCGGGTGTTCAACATCGGCATGTTCGGCTGGATGGCTACGGTCAGCGCGGTCGTGTACCGCCTCGCCGGGGGCCCTCCCCACGCTGATGGCGTGGCGGGCGCCGCCCAGCTGTTGCTCCGGGTCGGCCTGCCGCTGATCCTGGCGGACGTGGCGCAGTGCCTCACGAACGCGGTCGCGCTGTCCTTGGTCATGCGCGTCGCCAACGGCGTGCCCGTGCGGATGCACGCCTGGAAGCTGCTCAGCACGATGGGGCCTGCCTATATCGGCTACGGCGTCATCGGGTTCCTCTACGTCGTGCTGTGGGTTCCGGCCCGGGTCGGGTGGTTCAGCTCAGTCCTCGTGCTGGCGCCGTTGTTCGTGGCCCGGTGGGCCTTCGTCCAGTACGGCGAGGAGTTCCGCGCCCACGAGCGCACACTTCGTGCCCTGGTCGCCGCGGTCGAGACCAAGGACCCCCACAACGCAGGGCACAGCGACCGGGTGGCCAAGTTGTCCGAGTGGTTGGCCGAGGCGATCGGGCTCGGGCACAAGGAGATCCAGGAGATCCGGACGTCCGGCATGCTCCACGACATCGGCAAGGTGGGGGTGCCCACTCGGTTGCTGCGTCCCCGCCGCGACCTGAACGACGAGGAGCTCGCCGTCATCGCCGACCATGCCCACGGTGGGGTCGACCTCGTCCGAGGCATCGACTTCCTGGAGGGCTCCGTCGACGGCATCGCTCACCACCACGAGCGCTGGGACGGCCACGGTTACCCCGACGGGCTCGCCGGCCAGGCCATCCCGCTGGTGGCCCGGATCGTCGCGGTCGCCGACACCTTCGACGCCCTGACGACCACTCGGGCGTACCGACCCGCGTTCACCGTGGAGCAGGCCCACGCCGAGGTGGAACGTCGGGCCGGCACCCAGTTCGACCCCCAGATCGTCGAGGCCCTGGGCCGCGTCCTGGCCCGCCATGACTGGACGACGACCGACCGGTCGCCCGAGCTGTTGGCGTCTGCCGGAGTGGCCCTGGACCACGACGAGCCCGAGGTCTCGGACCTCTTCGCAGCCCGGGCCGACCTGCGGGCCAGCCTGCACAGCGCCGCTCCCCGGCAGGTCGTGCCGGCGAGGGGCTCGGCATGA